Proteins encoded together in one Microcebus murinus isolate Inina chromosome 18, M.murinus_Inina_mat1.0, whole genome shotgun sequence window:
- the CACNG5 gene encoding voltage-dependent calcium channel gamma-5 subunit, translating into MSTCGRKALTLLSSVFAVCGLGLLGIAVSTDYWLYLEEGVVLPQNQSTEIRMSLHSGLWRVCFLAGEERGRCFTIEYVMPMNSQLTSESTVNVLKMIRSATPFPLVSLFFMFIGFILSNIGHIRPHRTILAFVSGIFFILSGLSLVVGLVLYISSINDEVLNRTKDPETYFNYKYGWSFAFAAISFLLTESAGVMSVYLFMKRYTAEDMYRPHPGFYRPRLSNCSDYSGQFLHPDAWVRGRSPSDISSDASLQMNSNYPALLKCPDYDQMSSSPC; encoded by the exons ATGAGCACCTGCGGGAGGAAGGCCCTGACCCTGCTGAGCAGCGTCTTTGCCGTCTGCGGCCTGGGCCTCCTGGGCATAGCGGTCAGCACCGACTACTGGCTGTACCTGGAGGAGGGCGTGGTCCTGCCTCAGAACCAGAGCACGGAGATCAGAATGTCCCTGCACTCAGGCCTCTGGCGGGTCTGCTTCCTTGCAG GTGAGGAGCGGGGACGCTGCTTCACCATAGAATACGTGATGCCCATGAACTCCCAGCTGACGTCCGAGTCCACAGTCAACGTTCTAA AGATGATTCGCTCAGCCACACCGTTCCCGCTGGTCAGCCTCTTCTTCATGTTCATTGGCTTTATCCTGAGCAACATTGGACACATCCGCCCCCACAGGACGATACTGGCCTTCGTCTCCGGCATCTTCTTTATCCTCTCCG GCCTCTCTCTCGTGGTGGGCCTCGTGCTGTACATCTCCAGCATCAACGACGAGGTGCTCAACAGGACCAAGGACCCAGAGACCTATTTCAACTACAAATATGGGTGGTCGTTTGCCTTCGCTGCCATCTCTTTCCTTTTAACAGAG AGTGCCGGCGTGATGTCCGTGTACCTGTTCATGAAGAGGTACACCGCCGAGGACATGTACAGGCCCCACCCTGGCTTCTACCGCCCTCGGCTGAGCAACTGCTCCGACTACTCGGGCCAGTTCCTGCACCCGGACGCCTGGGTCCGCGGCCGCAGCCCCTCGGACATCTCCAGCGACGCCTCCCTGCAGATGAACAGCAACTACCCGGCCTTGCTCAAGTGCCCCGACTACGACCAGATGTCGTCTTCGCCCTGCTGA